The genomic window AGCGCCGCGCACCAATTGAACGATTTATTGATCGTTTTAGCCAAATTTACACGCCTATTATTATGTTAATCGCTATATTGGTTATTATTATTCCACCGCTATTTTTTGCTCAACTTTGGGATATATGGCTCTATCGTGGTCTAACTTTGCTGTTAATCGGCTGCCCTTGTGCCTTGGTGATCTCTACTCCGGCGGCAATTACTTCTGCCCTTGCCGCAGCAAGCCGTCGAGGTGCACTGATTAAAGGGGGCGCAGCTTTAGAACAATTAAGTTCAGTCACCCAAGTTGCCTTAGATAAAACGGGTACGCTTACCGAAGGAAAACCGCAAGTTACAGACATCATAACAGCTGAAACCGTGGCTCAGGAAACACTATTGCAATTTAGCGCTTCAGTCGAAAACGGTTCACACCATCCTTTAGCAAAAGCGATTTTGGCCAAAGCTCAAGCACTAGAAATTAATGTTGAACCCGCCCAAAATCATAAAGCATTGGCCGGTATTGGGGTGGAGGGTTATTTGGCAGCTAAACATATTGTGGTAGCAGCACCGAATAAAATCTCTGACGATATATTAACTATAAAATGGCAACACACCGTAAAAAAACTTGAAAATCAAGGCAAAACCGTGGTGGTGGTCTTAGTTGATAATAAGCTACTTGGCATTATTGCGATGCAAGATACACTACGCTCAGATGCGTTTGATGCTGTTAATCAGCTGAGAAAACTTGGTATTAAAACCGTCATGCTAACGGGCGATAACCCACTGGCAGCTAAATCAATTGCCCAAAAAATTGGTTTAGATTATCGGGCGGGGCTCTTACCTGAAGATAAAGTCAATGCAATTATAGCACTCAGTAAAACCGATCATACACTGATGGTTGGTGATGGTATTAATGATGCTCCCGCAATGAAAGCGGCTAACGTCGGTATTGCCATGGGTAATGGAACGGATGTCGCACTTGAAACCGCTGATGCAGCATTAACTCATAATCGGCTAACTGGATTAGCCGAGATCATTATGTTGTCGCGAGCAACCAGAGCCAATATTCGGCAAAACATTACTATTGCCTTAGGACTAAAAGCCATCTTCCTAGTGACTAGTTTATTAGGCATAACTGGCTTATGGATGGCTGTTTTAGCGGATTCCGGTGCCACTGCTTTAGTAACCGCAAACGCACTGCGCTTATTGAAGGCGCGTTAGACAGAATAAATATTTATTAAATATTATTTATATATTGGAGAAAAGAGAGGCATGGTTCAATAGCCTCTCTTTTTCAATATATTATTTTATTTACCACTGTTTCATTTTTAGTATTAATTCACTTTTTTGCGGATCAAATAACGGTAGGGAGGTTGCTGAGTCTCTTCAGCTAAAAGTTGATGTTCCATGAAACGACAAAAGGCAGGAATATCACGGATTGTAGCCGGATCATCAGCAATAATTAATAACGTTTCACCTTCAGCCATCTGACGAACCATTTTTCTTATCATCATAATTGGTTCAGGACAACGTAATCCTTGTGTATTAAGGGTTCGATTTGGGTTAGTAAAAATATCTGACATAGGTATTTCGTTTTAAAGCCTATTCAATAGGTTGGAATTATATTACAAATCAAATAAATTCTCCTGCCATTTATTAAATAAAATAGATAAGAAAACTTTATTA from Arsenophonus sp. aPb includes these protein-coding regions:
- the tusA gene encoding sulfurtransferase TusA; the encoded protein is MSDIFTNPNRTLNTQGLRCPEPIMMIRKMVRQMAEGETLLIIADDPATIRDIPAFCRFMEHQLLAEETQQPPYRYLIRKKVN
- a CDS encoding zinc/cadmium/mercury/lead-transporting ATPase — encoded protein: MCAHTHKQHKHTAQCCTINGSCSDKKKVSGHKQSKKTVSLSAKQTAEEEHHSERSNTNLTNQHVCKDTNKHNCISEHSLTSKESSAFTPRGKQRFHWIVSGMDCASCARKIEIAVSKINHVKQVKVLFTTEKLIVDADDDVRDDVIKAVQQAGFKLYNLNTAESAVKNRKNNPFSQSKPIIILIFLMLISWGISFIDVKIGQIAFILTTLYGLYPITVRAIQLIRSGTFFAIETLMSVAAIGALFINASEEAAMVLLLFMLGERLESYAAGRARRGISSLMALIPEQASLIKNGVKTNVPVSTLQPGDIIEIVPGGRLPTDAELLNEFASFDESALTGESIPVDRKTGEKVLAGALSIDRAIQMKVISEQGQNAIDRIMILIEEAEERRAPIERFIDRFSQIYTPIIMLIAILVIIIPPLFFAQLWDIWLYRGLTLLLIGCPCALVISTPAAITSALAAASRRGALIKGGAALEQLSSVTQVALDKTGTLTEGKPQVTDIITAETVAQETLLQFSASVENGSHHPLAKAILAKAQALEINVEPAQNHKALAGIGVEGYLAAKHIVVAAPNKISDDILTIKWQHTVKKLENQGKTVVVVLVDNKLLGIIAMQDTLRSDAFDAVNQLRKLGIKTVMLTGDNPLAAKSIAQKIGLDYRAGLLPEDKVNAIIALSKTDHTLMVGDGINDAPAMKAANVGIAMGNGTDVALETADAALTHNRLTGLAEIIMLSRATRANIRQNITIALGLKAIFLVTSLLGITGLWMAVLADSGATALVTANALRLLKAR